The following are from one region of the Paenibacillus sp. KS-LC4 genome:
- the htpG gene encoding molecular chaperone HtpG, with translation MAKKQFKAESKRLLEMMINSIYTQKEIFLRELISNASDAIDKIYYKALSDDQLVFNQADYYIKVTADQEARTLTIADTGIGMTKEELENNLGVIAKSGSLAFKNENEAKDGHNIIGQFGVGFYAAFMVADVVTVTSRALGSEEAFKWKSEGADGYTIVPATKDTVGTEIVLKIKDNAEEVSYDEFLEQYRLRAIIKKYSDFIRYPIKMDVTGQRPKDGSEGEFEEYSEEQTINSMVPIWRKNKNELTQEDYDNFYMEKRYGFDKPLKHIHISADGAVVYNAILYIPEHTPFDYYTKEFEKGLELYSNGVLIMDKCSDLLPDYFGFVKGMVDSEDLSLNISRELLQHDRQLSLIAKNIKNKIKSQLISLLKDERDSYEKFYKAFGRQLKFGVYNDYGANKDTLQDLLLFSSSKEKKLVSLDEYVERMPEDQKYIYYASGASIDRIEKLPQTEMVLDKGYEILYFTDDIDEFAIKVILKYKDKEFKSVSSGDLGIEADPSETPTEEEATDNKELFEKMQGILAGKVSGVRASKRLKSHPVCLSSEGEVSIEMEKILQAMPDSQNVKADKVLEINVNHEILQSLKAALASDEEKLGLYTNLLYNQALLIEGLPIQDPVEFTNAMCKIMV, from the coding sequence GTGGCCAAGAAACAGTTTAAAGCGGAATCGAAGCGATTGCTGGAAATGATGATTAACTCCATCTATACGCAGAAGGAAATCTTTTTACGCGAGCTGATCTCTAATGCTAGTGATGCAATTGATAAAATCTACTACAAAGCATTGTCCGATGATCAATTGGTATTTAATCAGGCGGATTATTATATTAAAGTAACGGCGGATCAAGAAGCGCGCACGCTGACCATTGCGGATACAGGTATCGGAATGACCAAGGAGGAGCTGGAGAACAATCTCGGCGTTATTGCCAAGAGCGGCTCGCTTGCCTTCAAGAACGAGAATGAAGCGAAGGACGGCCATAACATCATCGGCCAGTTCGGTGTTGGTTTCTATGCAGCCTTTATGGTGGCGGACGTTGTAACCGTAACGAGCCGCGCCCTCGGCAGCGAGGAAGCATTCAAATGGAAGTCCGAAGGTGCAGACGGCTACACGATTGTACCGGCTACGAAGGACACCGTTGGAACCGAAATCGTATTGAAAATCAAAGACAATGCAGAAGAAGTTAGCTACGACGAGTTTTTGGAGCAATATCGCCTGCGTGCGATCATCAAGAAATATTCCGATTTCATTCGCTACCCGATCAAGATGGATGTGACTGGACAACGTCCGAAGGACGGCAGCGAGGGTGAATTCGAAGAGTATTCTGAAGAGCAGACGATCAACAGCATGGTGCCGATCTGGCGCAAAAATAAAAACGAGTTGACGCAGGAAGACTACGACAACTTCTATATGGAGAAGCGCTATGGCTTCGACAAGCCGCTTAAGCATATCCACATCAGTGCGGACGGCGCGGTTGTGTACAATGCGATTTTGTATATTCCAGAGCATACGCCATTCGATTATTACACGAAGGAATTTGAGAAGGGCCTTGAGCTGTACTCCAATGGCGTACTCATTATGGACAAGTGCTCCGACCTGCTGCCGGATTATTTTGGCTTCGTGAAAGGGATGGTCGATTCCGAGGATTTGTCGCTGAACATTTCCCGCGAGCTGCTCCAGCATGACCGCCAGCTGAGTCTCATTGCCAAAAACATCAAAAACAAAATTAAAAGCCAGCTGATCAGCCTGCTTAAAGACGAGCGCGACAGCTATGAGAAGTTCTACAAAGCTTTCGGCAGACAGCTGAAATTTGGCGTGTACAACGATTACGGCGCTAACAAGGATACGCTGCAGGATCTGCTGCTGTTCAGCTCCTCCAAGGAGAAGAAGCTCGTATCGCTCGATGAGTATGTAGAGCGCATGCCGGAGGATCAGAAGTACATTTATTACGCTTCGGGTGCGTCCATTGACCGCATTGAGAAGCTGCCGCAGACGGAAATGGTATTGGACAAAGGGTATGAAATCTTGTACTTTACGGACGATATCGACGAGTTTGCGATTAAAGTGATTTTGAAATACAAGGATAAAGAGTTTAAATCCGTGTCCAGCGGCGATCTTGGCATTGAAGCAGATCCTAGCGAGACGCCGACTGAAGAGGAAGCGACTGACAACAAGGAGCTATTCGAGAAGATGCAGGGCATCCTCGCGGGCAAGGTTTCGGGCGTTCGCGCCTCCAAGCGCTTGAAATCGCATCCGGTATGTCTGTCCTCCGAGGGCGAGGTGTCGATCGAGATGGAGAAAATTCTCCAAGCGATGCCAGACAGCCAGAACGTAAAAGCGGACAAGGTGCTCGAAATCAACGTCAACCACGAGATTTTGCAGTCGCTCAAAGCCGCTCTCGCCAGCGATGAAGAGAAGCTCGGCCTGTACACGAACCTGCTGTACAACCAAGCGCTGCTCATTGAAGGCTTGCCAATTCAGGATCCGGTTGAATTTACGAACGCAATGTGCAAAATCATGGTGTAA